One segment of Prionailurus bengalensis isolate Pbe53 chromosome D4, Fcat_Pben_1.1_paternal_pri, whole genome shotgun sequence DNA contains the following:
- the LOC122474816 gene encoding neutrophil gelatinase-associated lipocalin-like: MALGLLWLGLALLGALQTQAQDSTPNPIPAPPLLRVPLQSDFQNEKFQGKWYVLGLAGNGFNKEKHSQLKMYTATYVLNEDNSYNVTSTVVWDQSCDHWTKIFIPNLHLGQFNLSNIERYTGTQNYTTRVVTTNYNQFAILYFKKVFNNQEYIKVTLYGRNKDLPSVLKEIFISFAKSLGLTEDHIIFPIPIDECVDK; encoded by the exons ATGGCCCTAGGTCTCTTGTGGCTGGGCCTTGCCCTGCTGGGGGCCCTGCAGACCCAAGCTCAGGACTCCACCCCAAACCCTATCCCAGCCCCACCTCTACTCAGGGTCCCTCTGCAATCTGACTTCCAGAATGAGAAG TTCCAGGGGAAATGGTACGTCTTAGGATTGGCAGGGAACggatttaataaagaaaaacacagccaGTTGAAGATGTATACTGCCACCTACGTGCTGAACGAAGACAACAGCTACAATGTCACCTCTACCGTGGTCTG GGACCAGAGCTGTGACCACTGGACCAAAATTTTCATCCCAAATTTGCATCTAGGCCAATTCAACCTGAGCAATATTGAGC GTTACACTGGAACGCAGAACTACACTACCCGAGTGGTGACCACAAACTACAACCAGTTTGCCATACTGTACTTCAAGAAAGTTTTCAACAACCAGGAGTACATCAAGGTTACACTCTATG GGAGGAACAAGGACCTGCCTTCTGTGCTGAAGGAAATCTTCATCAGTTTCGCCAAATCCCTGGGACTCACCGAAGACCACATCATCTTCCCTATCCCCATCG